The Papio anubis isolate 15944 unplaced genomic scaffold, Panubis1.0 scaffold529, whole genome shotgun sequence genome has a window encoding:
- the LOC101007927 gene encoding pleckstrin homology domain-containing family B member 2-like isoform X2, whose translation MAFVKSGWLLRQSTILKRWKKNWFDLWSDGHLIYYDDQTRQNIEDKVHMPVDCINIRTGQECRDIQPPDGKSKDCMLQIVCRDGKTISLCAESTDDCLRVPFTLSSEESGLPLHTTPNEK comes from the exons ATGGCGTTTGTGAAGAGTGGCTGGTTGCTGCGACAGA GTACTATTTTGAAGCGCTGGAAGAAGAACTGGTTTGATCTGTGGTCGGATGGTCACCTAATCTATTATGATGACCAGACTCGGCAGAATATCGAGGATAAGGTCCACATGCCAGTGGACTGTATCAACATCCGCACGGGGCAGGAATGTCGGG ATATTCAGCCTCCAGATGGAAAGTCAAAAGACTGCATGCTCCAGATTGTTTGTCGAGATGGGAAAACAATTAGTCTTTGTGCAGAAAGCACAGACGACTGCTT GAGGGTGCCATTCACATTATCATCTGAGGAAAGTGGTCTTCCCTTGCATACAACCCCAAATGAAAAGTGA